Proteins encoded within one genomic window of Stigmatopora argus isolate UIUO_Sarg chromosome 21, RoL_Sarg_1.0, whole genome shotgun sequence:
- the brd2a gene encoding bromodomain-containing protein 2a produces MDMAVNPLIDSSQGGLDGGLMGLMALDQSSGTAGKRIRKPSLLYEGFESPGMPPHCQSAAPGLQQPLMKDAGRQGKMTNQLQFLQKVLLKSLWRHHFAWPFHQPVDAVKLSLPDYHKIIKIPMDLGTIKKRLETNYYYSASECIQDFNTMFTNCYIYNKPSDDIVLMAQSLEKAFLQKVAQMPPDEVDLSPPPPRSRPVKVGKRGRAISGGITTAHQVPAVSQSVYSPPTPETPETILSVAPQTIVSKNLGLALHGEHGIPSVTGLPPTMPTTKKKGVKRKADTTTPTTVAMPLMNSLNVGGMNVNMSMGHDSPLALAALGVDHHHHHHDGGGGLSLGQSLGLNLGQGLTLNQGLAVNADHGPVMLGAKAPGGCRRGVSGRPIKPPKKDLPDSILPTPVRRSKLSPQLRYCSGVLKELLSKKHAAYAWPFYKPVDASSLGLHDYHDIIKQPMDLSTIKRKMDSREYVEAQQFSADVRLMFSNCYKYNPPDHDVVAMARKLQDVFEFLFAKMPDEQPAAPQSSSSSSSSSSSSSSESELSSAESESESSPSSDSEEERANRLAELQEQLKAVHEQLTALSQGPIVKPKKKKEKKGKKKRRKSEKHPKLEELVPIRPPKTPKVSKNVKKSNKAIGGGVPLIPIKKAQSKKNNKSKSKKGGVMFSVPPAVAEPPVPHFDSDEEEETAPMSYDEKRQLSLDINKLPGEKLGRVVYIIQSREPSLRDTNPEEIEIDFEMLKPSTLRELERYVMTCLRKKPRKPYAIKNSAGKSREELALEKQLELERRLMDVSGQLNSGKKPTKAKLEKPSAESSTQPSRLSASSSSSDSSSSSSSSSSSDTSESDSG; encoded by the exons ATGGATATGGCCGTTAACCCGCTGATTGACAG CTCACAAGGTGGGTTGGACGGTGGCCTAATGGGGCTGATGGCACTGGATCAGAGCTCGGGTACGGCGGGAAAACGGATCCGGAAGCCGTCCCTCCTCTACGAGGGCTTCGAGAGCCCCGGGATGCCCCCCCACTGCCAGAGTGCCGCCCCCGGCCTTCAGCAGCCGCTGATGAAAGACGCCGGGCGACAGGGCAAGATGACCAACCAGTTGCAGTTCTTGCAGAAGGTCCTGCTCAAATCGCTGTGGCGCCACCACTTTGCCTGGCCCTTCCATCAGCCCGTGGATGCCGTCAAACTCAGCCTGCCC GACTATCATAAGATCATCAAGATCCCGATGGACTTGGGGACCATCAAGAAGAGGCTGGAgaccaactactactacagtgcCAGTGAATGCATACAAGACTTTAACACCATGTTTACCAACTGTTACATTTACAACAAG CCCTCCGACGACATCGTCTTGATGGCCCAGTCGCTGGAGAAAGCTTTTCTGCAGAAAGTGGCTCAGATGCCTCCCGACGAGGTGGACCTGAGCCCGCCCCCTCCACGGAGCAGACCCGTCAAAGTGGGCAAGAGGGGCCGAGCGA TCTCCGGAGGAATCACAACGGCTCACCAGGTGCCCGCCGTTTCCCAATCGGTGTACTCGCCGCCCACCCCGGAGACTCCCGAAACGATCCTCTCGGTGGCGCCGCAGACCATCGTGTCCAAGAATCTGGGGCTGGCCCTGCACGGCGAGCACGGCATCCCCTCCGTGACGGGCTTGCCGCCCACCATGCCCACCACCAAG AAAAAAGGCGTAAAGAGGAAAGCAGACACCACCACTCCGACCACGGTGGCCATGCCCCTCATGAACTCCTTGAACGTGGGCGGCATGAACGTCAACATGAGCATGGGGCACGACTCCCCGCTCGCCCTGGCCGCGCTCGGGGtggaccaccaccaccatcaccacgacggcggcggcggcctcaGCTTGGGCCAAAGTTTAGGCCTGAACCTCGGGCAGGGTCTGACCCTGAACCAGGGCCTGGCCGTGAACGCCGACCACGGGCCGGTCATGCTGGGCGCCAAGGCCCCCGGCGGCTGCAGGAGAGGCGTGAGCGGGCGGCCCATCAAGCCCCCCAAGAAGGACTTGCCGGACTCCATCTTGCCCACGCCGGTGCGCCGCAGCAAGCTGTCGCCGCAGCTGCGCTACTGCAGCGGCGTCCTCAAGGAGCTCCTTTCCAAAAAGCACGCCGCATACGCCTGGCCCTTTTACAAGCCCGTGGACGCTTCGTCGCTGGGTCTCCACGACTACCACGACATCATCAAGCAGCCCATGGACCTCAGCACCATCAAG AGGAAAATGGACAGCAGAGAGTACGTGGAGGCACAGCAGTTTTCCGCCGACGTCAGGCTGATGTTCTCCAACTGCTACAAGTACAACCCGCCGGACCACGACGTGGTGGCCATGGCTCGAAAGCTGCAG GACGTCTTTGAGTTCCTCTTTGCCAAAATGCCCGACGAGCAGCCGGCGGCGCCGCAGAGCTCCTCGTCCTCttcgtcctcctcgtcctcgtcctcctcggAGAGCGAGCTGAGCAGCgccgagagcgagagcgagagcagCCCCAGCTCCGATTCCGAGGAGGAGCGAGCCAACCGCCTGGCCGAGCTTCAGGAGCAG CTGAAAGCCGTCCACGAGCAGCTGACGGCGCTTTCCCAGGGACCCATAGTCAAacccaagaagaagaaggagaagaagggcaagaagaagaggaggaagagcgaGAAGCATCCCAAGCTAGAAGAGCTGGTGCCCATCAGGCCGCCCAAGACCCCCAAAGTtagcaaaaatgtcaaaaagagCAATAAGGCCATAGGAGGAGGAGTTCCCCTCATCCCCATCAAAAAAGCCCAgagcaagaaaaacaacaagagCAA GTCCAAAAAGGGAGGCGTGATGTTCAGCGTGCCGCCGGCCGTCGCCGAACCCCCCGTCCCCCACTTCGACtctgacgaggaggaggagacggCGCCCATGTCGTACGACGAGAAGCGCCAGCTCAGCCTGGACATCAACAAGCTCCCCGGCGAGAAGCTGGGCCGCGTGGTCTACATCATCCAATCGCGTGAGCCGTCCCTCCGAGACACCAACCCCGAGGAAATCGAGATCGACTTCGAGATGCTCAAGCCGTCCACGCTGCGGGAGCTGGAGCGCTACGTCATGACGTGCCTGAGGAAGAAGCCGCGCAAGCCTTACG CCATCAAGAATAGCGCGGGAAAGTCGCGCGAGGAGCTGGCTCTGGAGAAACAACTGGAGCTGGAGAGGAGGCTGATGGATGTTAGCGGCCAGCTCAACTCCGGCAAGAAGCCCACCAAAGCCAAGC TGGAGAAACCATCGGCCGAGTCGAGCACTCAGCCGTCGCGCCTCAGCGCCAGCAGTTCCTCCTCGGActcttcctcatcttcctcctcctcgtcctcttccGACACCAGCGAGTCCGACTCTGGCTGA